The proteins below come from a single Prochlorococcus marinus str. MIT 9215 genomic window:
- a CDS encoding AlbA family DNA-binding domain-containing protein, translating to MLATELDIKKKGKLYQLKYKNKRIRCYSSEDFVEHENQELIEFIREDLYRCGELNFRKNQRLHFKTTPCAYYLFSSDKNLIKPDYYEGRNFDEFISNYLLCDFLFLECRDFIQKELFKVRNIIRDKIGSENYRNLTLYSLHRSYYNGLKIYDTDGIGYGYGFNNQELRKKTTYEGDYSHTDLMEELTTWIDDDDYENMVPPEMGIGWNRDNYKKGEKAWISEKEFSKGEVPKIILKIFNECTEFEKASILTLFHNTGRYSFLIPLAYIRGWINKRDYISSSMVVKELKGIDKKSSDHFLYAKHDHQDLYKSLNELSVLCFNFANIGTKSQRDLWNKIKQGESTTVEFKETLSLDIRESQKKDFNLKKERKKIEHSVLKTIAGFLNSEGGTLFIGVRDKNNEIVGIGNEKQLVFGSSIDKMRLHLENLINREFDKGNPLIKVSNPEVFKKSILVINCSPSKKPVFIDGKFYIRKGPRTDDLNTEEYHNYLEQN from the coding sequence ATGCTGGCAACCGAATTAGATATAAAAAAAAAAGGTAAGCTTTATCAATTAAAATATAAGAATAAAAGAATTAGATGTTATAGTTCCGAAGATTTTGTAGAACACGAGAATCAAGAATTAATAGAATTTATAAGAGAAGATCTTTACAGGTGCGGGGAGTTAAATTTCAGAAAAAATCAAAGACTACACTTCAAAACTACTCCTTGTGCATATTATCTTTTTTCGTCAGATAAGAATCTTATAAAACCTGATTATTATGAAGGTAGGAATTTCGATGAATTTATTTCAAATTATTTGCTTTGCGACTTTCTTTTTTTAGAGTGTAGGGACTTTATTCAAAAGGAATTATTTAAGGTCCGTAATATAATTCGAGATAAGATTGGGTCAGAAAACTATAGAAACTTAACTCTATATTCTCTACATAGATCTTATTATAATGGTTTAAAAATATATGATACCGATGGTATTGGTTATGGATATGGATTTAATAATCAGGAACTGAGAAAGAAAACAACTTATGAAGGGGACTATTCACATACAGATTTAATGGAAGAATTGACTACCTGGATAGATGATGATGATTACGAGAATATGGTCCCACCTGAAATGGGTATTGGCTGGAACAGAGATAATTATAAAAAAGGAGAAAAAGCATGGATAAGCGAAAAAGAATTCTCGAAAGGAGAGGTTCCAAAAATTATCCTTAAAATCTTTAATGAGTGTACTGAATTTGAAAAGGCATCTATCCTAACTTTGTTTCACAATACCGGGCGATACTCTTTCTTAATTCCGCTTGCTTATATTAGAGGTTGGATAAATAAAAGGGATTATATAAGTTCTTCAATGGTGGTCAAAGAATTGAAAGGTATAGACAAGAAGAGCTCTGATCACTTTCTTTATGCAAAACATGATCACCAAGATTTATATAAATCACTTAATGAGTTATCAGTTTTGTGTTTTAATTTTGCAAATATTGGAACTAAATCACAAAGAGATCTATGGAACAAAATTAAACAAGGCGAGTCAACCACTGTAGAATTTAAGGAAACTCTAAGCCTTGATATTAGAGAATCTCAAAAGAAAGACTTTAATTTAAAAAAAGAGAGAAAGAAAATAGAACATAGCGTTTTAAAAACTATTGCCGGATTTCTAAATTCTGAAGGAGGTACTCTTTTTATAGGTGTAAGAGATAAAAATAATGAAATAGTTGGTATTGGAAATGAAAAACAATTAGTTTTTGGATCTTCAATTGATAAAATGAGACTTCATTTGGAGAATTTGATTAATAGAGAATTTGATAAGGGAAATCCTTTGATTAAAGTTAGTAATCCTGAAGTTTTTAAGAAAAGTATACTTGTAATAAATTGTTCTCCCTCAAAAAAACCAGTTTTCATAGATGGAAAATTTTACATAAGAAAAGGGCCTCGTACTGATGATTTGAACACTGAAGAATACCATAATTACTTGGAGCAAAATTAA